Proteins from a single region of Mucilaginibacter daejeonensis:
- a CDS encoding type III pantothenate kinase, giving the protein MARLAIDIGNTRVKTGIFQGHELLRADSHDQMNLADLLAMIDEYAVTQAIVSTVKKEAQPWLDQLAGSIPVIGFNRDMAGGIHNHYRTPRTLGLDRLAAVLGAKQSYPGTDRLVIDAGTCITYDGIDAGSNYFGGSISPGLNMRYKALAHYTSVLPEVDADLNFSNYYGDDTTTAIRSGVQNGITYEVLGFIQQYKRDHTQLNIILTGGDSVFLDTVLKNSIFAGYIKTEPHLVLKGLNAAIQEHNDQL; this is encoded by the coding sequence ATGGCCCGGCTGGCGATAGATATCGGTAATACACGCGTTAAAACGGGTATCTTTCAAGGTCATGAATTGCTGAGGGCCGATAGCCATGATCAGATGAATCTCGCTGATCTGCTGGCCATGATCGATGAATATGCGGTAACGCAGGCCATCGTATCGACCGTAAAAAAGGAAGCACAGCCCTGGCTGGACCAGTTAGCCGGATCGATACCGGTGATCGGTTTTAACAGGGATATGGCCGGTGGGATACACAACCACTATCGTACGCCACGAACACTGGGGCTTGATCGGCTGGCCGCAGTACTGGGTGCTAAACAAAGCTACCCGGGCACTGATCGCCTGGTGATCGATGCGGGTACCTGCATCACTTACGACGGTATCGATGCTGGATCCAATTATTTTGGTGGCAGCATATCACCCGGGCTGAATATGCGTTATAAAGCACTGGCCCATTACACCTCGGTGTTGCCTGAGGTAGATGCCGACCTCAATTTCAGCAACTATTACGGTGATGACACCACCACCGCCATACGGTCGGGCGTGCAGAATGGGATCACTTACGAAGTGCTGGGTTTTATACAACAATACAAGCGGGATCACACCCAACTGAATATCATACTCACCGGCGGCGACAGCGTTTTTTTGGATACTGTGCTGAAAAATAGCATCTTTGCCGGCTATATTAAAACAGAACCGCACCTGGTTCTGAAAGGATTGAACGCAGCTATACAAGAGCATAATGATCAACTATAA
- a CDS encoding peptidylprolyl isomerase has product MSFLRERMGTILVVIIGLALFAFIAGEVITYGRSFMGGDRDEIGEVAGEKISYTDFTKNVEQNTQMFMQQSGQTSLTPQITEYVQENSWNQSVSQVILKKEMDKLNIVVGEDEIKNMISGPNPDPQIVQYFGDPKTGQLDRPKLNAFLRELQSAKDNDPRVEQWASFIAPKIEQRRIEKYFALVHNGLYVNSLEAQDAYENKGKLAKFNYVELPYSSIADNKVNPTDDDYQSYYNDHKKLFNNPQELRSFEYVSFNASPSKADSATIKEQMQKLSGELKASTNDSLFVQINSETKTPLVYAKKGQLEPQLDSVMFNATPGFIYGPYVSNGSYKIAKLVDSRIGPDSVSARHILINPAAVGGVDKAQAKADSLKKLIEGGRPFAELAKNFSEDKASAEKGGDLGTFGRGAMVPAFEEAAFNGKTGDLKIVTSQFGVHLINITGQKGSSKVVKVATVDKPLVASNSTSSTAYGKAQAFLGQVADGNFAQEAKKIGLTVKNASDVPGTASSLPGLDNAREIVKWAFNKAEDKGDVVDQVYTLGDQYVVGRLTAIKKAGTLPLEAVKEQIKGEVIQKVKAKQLMDKLSGATTLQQAAQKGGVKVVPVENVVFANPVIPGLSLEYKVIGTVFGLQPKKVSKPIEGANGVYMVSVDSFVNPAPLTNTVREKQQLGQTVLQQADNRLFDALKDKANVKDYRFKFL; this is encoded by the coding sequence ATGAGTTTTTTGCGCGAACGAATGGGTACGATCCTGGTCGTTATCATTGGTTTGGCGCTTTTTGCTTTCATTGCAGGTGAGGTGATCACCTACGGTCGCTCATTTATGGGTGGTGACCGAGATGAGATAGGCGAAGTGGCGGGAGAGAAGATCAGCTACACAGATTTCACCAAGAACGTAGAGCAGAACACCCAAATGTTCATGCAGCAGTCTGGCCAAACCAGCCTGACCCCACAGATCACTGAGTATGTTCAGGAGAACTCGTGGAACCAATCAGTTAGCCAGGTGATCCTGAAAAAGGAGATGGACAAACTGAACATCGTGGTAGGCGAGGACGAGATCAAGAACATGATCAGCGGACCGAACCCTGATCCGCAGATCGTTCAATACTTTGGCGATCCTAAAACCGGCCAGCTTGACCGCCCGAAACTGAACGCATTTTTACGCGAGCTGCAAAGCGCAAAGGATAATGACCCTCGTGTTGAGCAATGGGCATCTTTCATCGCGCCAAAGATCGAGCAGCGCCGTATCGAAAAATACTTTGCTTTAGTGCACAATGGCTTATATGTGAACTCACTTGAGGCACAAGACGCTTACGAGAACAAAGGCAAACTGGCTAAGTTCAACTATGTAGAGCTGCCGTACTCATCTATCGCCGATAACAAGGTGAACCCTACTGATGATGATTACCAAAGCTATTACAACGACCATAAAAAGTTGTTCAACAACCCGCAAGAACTGCGCAGCTTTGAATATGTGAGCTTCAATGCTTCGCCTTCAAAGGCTGATAGCGCTACCATCAAAGAGCAAATGCAGAAACTGAGCGGCGAATTGAAAGCCAGCACCAACGATTCATTGTTCGTGCAGATCAACTCAGAGACCAAAACTCCTTTGGTGTACGCAAAAAAAGGTCAGTTAGAGCCTCAACTGGACTCAGTGATGTTCAACGCCACTCCGGGTTTCATCTACGGTCCGTACGTATCTAACGGTAGCTACAAGATCGCTAAACTGGTTGATAGCCGTATCGGTCCTGACTCTGTTAGCGCCCGTCATATCCTGATAAACCCTGCTGCTGTAGGTGGTGTGGATAAGGCTCAGGCCAAAGCCGACTCATTAAAGAAACTGATCGAAGGTGGCCGTCCATTCGCCGAACTGGCTAAGAACTTCTCAGAAGATAAGGCCTCTGCCGAAAAAGGTGGCGACCTGGGTACATTCGGTCGTGGTGCTATGGTGCCTGCCTTTGAAGAGGCTGCATTCAATGGCAAGACCGGCGACCTTAAAATAGTGACCTCACAATTTGGTGTTCACCTGATCAACATCACCGGCCAAAAAGGATCGTCTAAAGTTGTTAAGGTAGCCACTGTTGATAAGCCTTTGGTAGCCAGCAATAGCACCTCATCTACCGCTTACGGTAAAGCACAAGCTTTCCTTGGTCAGGTAGCTGATGGCAACTTTGCTCAGGAAGCTAAAAAAATAGGTTTGACCGTAAAGAACGCATCAGACGTACCGGGCACAGCATCATCATTGCCAGGTTTAGATAACGCTCGCGAGATCGTTAAATGGGCCTTCAACAAAGCCGAAGACAAAGGCGACGTAGTTGATCAGGTTTATACCCTGGGCGACCAGTACGTGGTAGGTCGTTTGACCGCTATCAAAAAAGCTGGCACTCTACCTTTAGAAGCTGTTAAAGAACAGATCAAAGGCGAAGTGATCCAAAAAGTAAAAGCCAAACAACTAATGGATAAGCTTTCGGGTGCTACTACTTTGCAACAAGCTGCTCAAAAAGGTGGCGTAAAAGTGGTACCGGTAGAGAACGTTGTGTTCGCTAACCCGGTTATCCCAGGCTTGTCATTAGAGTATAAAGTGATCGGTACCGTATTCGGTCTTCAGCCTAAAAAGGTATCCAAACCTATCGAAGGTGCTAACGGTGTTTACATGGTATCAGTAGATAGCTTTGTTAACCCTGCTCCGCTTACCAACACTGTACGTGAGAAACAGCAGTTAGGCCAAACCGTATTGCAGCAAGCCGATAACCGCTTGTTCGATGCGCTGAAAGATAAGGCTAATGTAAAAGATTACCGCTTCAAGTTCTTATAG
- the lptC gene encoding LPS export ABC transporter periplasmic protein LptC, with protein MIKALVHRYGIPVLFAFMALASACENDMKAIKKISGQEVSKPISTTTGLDVLFSDSAVVKFHLTAPLLLDYMDKKFREMPKGVKIVSYDTKTQKEAGQIVADYGIQREGENVIELRHNVVATNAKGEVFKSDELIWDQNKKEFYSNKPVEVTLASGTHLLGNNFKSNESMSPWTMGGSNGQITVSQNFAQ; from the coding sequence ATGATCAAGGCTTTAGTGCACCGGTATGGTATACCGGTGCTTTTCGCTTTTATGGCGTTAGCAAGCGCCTGCGAGAACGATATGAAGGCCATCAAGAAAATATCGGGTCAGGAGGTGAGCAAGCCGATCAGCACCACCACAGGGCTCGATGTGCTTTTCAGTGATTCGGCCGTGGTTAAGTTCCACCTCACCGCACCCCTGCTGCTCGATTATATGGACAAAAAATTCCGCGAGATGCCTAAAGGTGTAAAGATCGTATCGTATGATACTAAAACACAAAAGGAGGCCGGCCAGATCGTGGCCGATTATGGCATCCAGCGCGAAGGAGAGAACGTCATTGAGTTGAGGCACAACGTGGTAGCCACCAATGCCAAGGGCGAAGTGTTCAAATCTGATGAGTTGATCTGGGACCAGAACAAAAAGGAATTTTACTCCAACAAACCGGTAGAGGTCACCCTGGCCTCAGGTACGCATTTGCTCGGAAATAACTTCAAAAGCAACGAAAGTATGTCGCCCTGGACCATGGGCGGAAGTAACGGGCAAATTACAGTCAGTCAAAACTTTGCGCAGTAA
- a CDS encoding outer membrane protein transport protein — MINYKKGSITFILTVLTLGAMAQSTANNSSPYSQFGLGTPNSFLLPQTSAMGGIATAINKINGFNTVNVVNPASYSFINYTTIDIGAYGEVSKLKQLNVSGGQSNGNFRLNHFNFAAPVSRRSALSFGLVPYTTLGYNYKQTAANFGTGLPSDTSAVNYIYSGDGGLSKAYFGYGFGIGRHISFGGNASYIFGNLRKFRSTEIPSLYGVINSRSERSNSISGFNFDFGTQVNFDLDETRHVVFGYSGSTANSLRSKVTNVVSQYFNTDGAEGSALDTISNQVINDGKIKLPLIHHFGVSFQQDGKFLIGADYSMGKWSQLTIPGESVSLQDSKSLSVGGQYTPNANALHSYLALIDYRLGFHTDQTYIRLSNTDIKQYGVTFGLGLPLARNGSAFHKINFSAEYGQRGTYNNNLIKENYFNFRLGFTLNDVWFQKYRFD, encoded by the coding sequence ATGATCAACTATAAGAAGGGAAGCATAACCTTTATACTTACTGTACTTACCTTAGGGGCAATGGCGCAATCAACGGCCAACAATAGTTCGCCGTACTCGCAGTTCGGGTTGGGCACCCCTAATAGCTTTTTGCTGCCGCAAACCAGTGCTATGGGTGGTATAGCCACCGCGATCAATAAGATCAACGGTTTCAATACCGTTAACGTGGTCAATCCGGCATCCTACTCTTTCATCAACTACACCACTATCGATATAGGTGCTTACGGTGAGGTATCAAAGCTTAAGCAGCTTAATGTGTCAGGCGGTCAAAGCAACGGTAACTTCAGGCTTAACCACTTCAACTTTGCTGCTCCCGTAAGCAGGCGTTCGGCTTTGAGTTTCGGTTTGGTTCCTTACACTACCTTAGGTTATAACTACAAACAGACCGCTGCCAACTTTGGCACCGGCCTGCCATCAGACACCAGCGCTGTGAACTACATTTACAGCGGTGATGGTGGTCTGTCAAAAGCATATTTTGGTTACGGTTTCGGTATCGGCAGGCACATCTCCTTTGGTGGTAACGCCTCGTACATATTCGGTAACCTGCGTAAGTTCAGATCTACCGAGATCCCAAGCCTTTACGGCGTGATCAACTCACGCAGCGAGCGCAGTAACAGTATCAGCGGTTTCAACTTTGATTTTGGTACACAAGTGAACTTTGACCTGGATGAGACCCGTCACGTGGTGTTCGGTTACTCAGGTTCAACAGCAAATTCGCTACGTTCTAAGGTGACCAACGTGGTAAGCCAATACTTTAATACCGATGGTGCCGAAGGCTCAGCCTTGGATACTATCTCGAACCAGGTGATCAACGATGGCAAGATCAAATTGCCGTTGATCCATCACTTTGGGGTGTCGTTCCAGCAGGATGGCAAGTTTTTGATCGGGGCCGATTACAGCATGGGCAAATGGTCGCAACTGACCATACCGGGCGAAAGCGTAAGCCTGCAGGACAGCAAAAGCCTGAGCGTAGGTGGTCAGTATACCCCTAACGCTAATGCACTACACAGCTACCTGGCACTGATCGATTACCGTTTAGGTTTCCACACCGATCAAACTTACATCAGGTTGAGCAATACCGATATTAAGCAATATGGCGTTACCTTTGGTTTGGGTTTGCCGCTGGCTCGCAACGGTAGCGCGTTCCATAAGATCAACTTTTCGGCCGAGTATGGCCAGCGTGGCACGTATAACAACAACCTCATTAAAGAGAACTACTTCAATTTCCGCTTAGGCTTTACGCTGAACGATGTTTGGTTCCAGAAATACAGATTCGATTAA